The following is a genomic window from Salmo salar chromosome ssa23, Ssal_v3.1, whole genome shotgun sequence.
gtgttgtatgacaaaactgcccattttagagtggtcttactgtatattgtccccagcacagggtgcacctgtgtaatgatcatgctgtttaattagcttcttgatatgccacacctgtcaggtggacgaATTCtgggcaaaggaaaaatgctcaccaacagggatgtaaacaaatttatgcacaaaatttgagagttaTTAAGCAACTGCTTATGCCTGGAGTCGGCCATGAGTACTTTTATTACATTAGAATGCAGTAGCTAAGCCGACTATCACAGCATCATGCCAAGGGACTGGCAAATTGGTCCTGCATCTGAGGTAGGAGCCAGCTGAATCCTCCAGACTACGGATGAtgggatgtttctacaacatgtcAATGTTGTGTAActgctgtgtgtgtaggtgaCGGTGGGGTGGAGACTGCAGAGGAGGCTGTAGAACCAGACATCAATGAGCTCTGTACAGACATGTTCGATAAGATGGCGGTCTTCCTACAAGGAGAACTCACAGGTGTGCCTGTCTATCGGTCTGTATTCCTGCACGTCTGTCTCCCctgcctgtctctgactgtcttctgtctctccctctacattgTCTATACAGTTGCATACTAGTAtatgctgagtgtacaaaacattaagaacaccttccaaatattgagtttTATTACACTCAGTGAATACTGTCATGTCTTCAGCATAACAACAATGTCATAATCTCCTGTTGTGGAGAAAGTTTCATGCTCCCCCGTTTCCCTCTTCACCCAGGCACCTGTGAGGACTACCGTCTGCTGGAGAATATGAACAAGCTGACCAGTCTGAAGTACATGGAGATGAAAGACATCAGCATTAATATCAGCAGGAACCTGCAGGACCTCAACCTCAAGTGTATGTTTATTAGCCTTTCAAACGTGAGGGGGACGCTTGCGACCCtttatgaaaatgttttttttaacctTAATTTAGCTGAAAAATATATTGTTTTGTGTGTTACAGATGCCAGCCTCCAGCCCTATCTAGACCAGATAAACCAGATTGAGGAACAAGTGTCGTCTCTGGAGCAGGCTGCTTATAAACTGGACACCTACTCCAAGAAGCTTGgtaagacagaaacacacacacagagacagagtagCATGCCTGTGGAAACATATCTTAGCTTCATATTGCAAGTCTATATTTATACCAGGGCTGTAAGTGGAAAAGGGCCTACTGAGTTCCAGTGTGTAACCTTAACCCTCACCAgactgactgggggagagaagTGGTAGATAGAAATAAATATCTGTTAGCTCGGTCACTAGGGCTTCTCTATTAGAATCTGCTAGCAGTCTCTATGGCAGATGTGCTAAGAATAGCCGTGCTGCAGTGTTCAGCTCAACATTAAAGCCCCATGCAgtgtttatgtattttttttaatcatcacTGTATGTCTATTAAATCACTGTTTATTTAAATGACtcctaaatatatatttgtatcaTTTATTACCCTGTTCCTCTTTtggccattgaaatgctcagtctgatcaTGTGGGCGTTAGGAAAGAAGTTTGAAGATATTCacatacacagccctgatagGATGATCTAGAGTCCACCCGCTTACCCTGATGAACGGTTATTGGTCTTTTATAATCAGATCAGATTGTGACGTCATGATCTGGGCcgaaaactccatcccacctgaacaggctgTGTTATTTCGACCTCATAGTGTCATATTAAAAATGCACTGGCCCTTTAATGTTAGGAACAGCCTTATGGTGCCCTCTGCTGTTTAAGTTCACCTCTATAGCCTGAGCTCCAACAGCAGAGAGCGCTAGCACACTGTCCCAAATGAACAGCTACAAATTCACTTCCCTTGGACACTACTCCTAAGTGTGTGTGAGACTAACTAACCTTCCTGCACAGTcagtcaatctgtctgtctctctgcagagGCCAAGTTCAAGAAACTGGAGAAGCGATGATGAGTAAATATGGAAGAAGAATATAAGGAAAGGAGGAAGAGGGGTTGATGGAGGGGGGTACTGGTCGTCTTTCTCCCCGTCTGTTAACCCATTTGATCTGAGGAAGCAAGACCCACATCTTTACAACACCAGCCTTTATATAGAGAGGTATGAGGTAGCCTGGGGTTGGAGGGATATCCCAGATGTTAGACCTAGTATTATCATTTTTGTTGGATCATTAAAGTTGCTTGTAGATGGGGCTTTAGGTAGTCTGAGTCCATATTCCTGTTAGCAACATTCCAGGCCGCTCTGTCGTCCTGTCGCTATGGCAATTTACTTCCTGGATTTAGTGAATTGACCCCTACCTTGGTGCACACTACCCTAGAATCACCAACCTCCTAACCTTGAAGTTACACCGGTAAGAAGATGACAACCAAATTCACTTTTCTATTGATGGACTTTAGCTTCTTTAAATGTTTTCCTCTGCTGGCATCATGAACTGAATTCAAACTTTTTTTATAATCTTTATAATACTTTTTTGCTTGTGTATACTAATGTCCCTTAAAAGCATTGCCATACATGTTTGATTGCAGCATGTGTAAAATGTATCTTCTAAAAACATTAACTAATAATAAATCTGTGAAGGAAACTGATGTTGTCATTTGGCCAGCAGATGGAAGCGGTACTCCATGTTCATAATGAAGTGTAGGCTGTGTATGTGAGACTAGGGTGTGATCTCCCAGACTACATTGTTGATTCACATTTCCACTGAAACATTCTCCCAGACCCCCTCTGCACCCTAACTAACCACAAACCCTCtcatatccagagcaacttacaggagcaattagggttaatagccttgctcaagggcacattgacagattttttcaCCTCGTcatctcagggattcgaaccagtgaccttttggttacaggcccaattctccctctgtctttctctttatccccttcccttctctccctcttttgtcCTGGAGCAAAGCAAATCTGATCCCATTGCCAGGGGCAATAGATTATCAGAGTGGATGCCGATACGGCCTCCTGCActgctctcctgtgtgtatgtaaGTGGCTGCATGGGGGttctgagtttgtgtgtgtgtgtgtgtgtgtgtgtgtttgtttgtagggGCTTAATCTAAAGCAGGTCTCTGTCATTAGGCCAGTGAAGGCCCAGCTCATTATTCATAATGTAACATTatttacctctttctctctctctctctctcccctagtcGATAAATGTTTCAACATGGTGTTTTCTCTTGTTGCTACAACTTACAATCTTCAGGGGGTACAATATATGACAAACTTCGGTTTGAACTCAGGTTGACTGTGCGCCACAGGACGGTCAACTCGCTGAGACAGCATCGTGAGTGTAACGCTGCGTATGGGGGGGTTGAATCCGATACGTAGGGGAACGGGACAAGGGAAGGAGAATTAAATGAGGCTCTGGTTTCTTTCCCCCATCATCCGACTCTATTGCTCAAGAAAGAGTCTTATTTTTATCTTTGTACTtttacccatttttctccccaattggtagttagtcttgtcccatcgctgcaactcccgtacggactcgggagaggcgaaggtcgagagccatgcgtcctccgaaacacgaccctgccaagccccactgttcttgacacactgcttgcttaacccggatccagccgcaccaatgtgtcaggggAAACATTGTACAACTGGCAagtgaagtcagcttgcaggcgccgacccaccacaaggagttgctagagcgcgatgggacaaggacatcccggccggccaaaccttcccctagcccggacga
Proteins encoded in this region:
- the bloc1s2 gene encoding biogenesis of lysosome-related organelles complex 1 subunit 2 encodes the protein MAATGEEAAAMDSISRVPPAHPTVLSLGGSSEPRGEPGETAADGQVMPAAPKKPISSSDGGVETAEEAVEPDINELCTDMFDKMAVFLQGELTGTCEDYRLLENMNKLTSLKYMEMKDISINISRNLQDLNLKYASLQPYLDQINQIEEQVSSLEQAAYKLDTYSKKLEAKFKKLEKR